Genomic segment of Paraburkholderia agricolaris:
GCACACCGATCAGCAGAACATGATTGCCGCGTTGGCGGGGGCGATGCCGGTCGGCGAGACGCGGCTTTGGGCAGTCAAGCACTCGCTGCCGATCGAGAACGGCCATGGCCAGGTGCGCGTGACGCGTGCGTTCAGTTCGGCGCTCGCGCTGTGCAAGGAGTTCGTGTTCTCGGTGCAGGATGGCGACGGTCCGAACGCGCACGAGGATTGGTACACGGCCAGCGCGTGCCGCCAGGACAAGGGCTGGAAGTGGGCGTCGGCGGAACCGGCGGTCGAGCGCTGGGGCAATCTGCAATAAAAAAAGCGGCGGGGTCTCCCCTGCCGCTTTTTTGTCTCGGGCGTCTTAATCAATCCGACAGGATTTAAGACTCCACGTCTTCCAGACTGAAAATTTCCGTCTGGTCGTTGTACGAGAAGATCTCGCCATAACGGCCCCAGTTGATCACTGCGTCGAGCGTCTCTTCCGCGGCGCTGTCCGACAGAAAATCCTCCAGCTCCTGCTCGAAGCGCACACGCGGTGCGCGATGCCCCGGCCGTTCGTTCAACACCTTCTTGATCCGCGCGGCGAGCGGCACGTGGCGCAGCAGGTGCTCGGCGAACATCATCTTGCGTTCCTGGGTACCGAATTCCGAGAACACACGCGCCGGCGGCGTCAGGAAAATATCGCCTTCGCGCACGTCGGCGAAACCCAGGTGCTGCAGCACTTCAGCAACCGGGAACAGATCGTCCACCTCCAGATGCAGCGAGCGGGCGATTTCCGGCATGTCGGCACGGCCGTGGTACGGCGCGGCGGCCAGCGTTTCGATCAGACCGGCCATCAGGTTGGTCGACACATGCGGCAGCCAGCTGCCGAGCTCGAGACCCTTCCTGGTCGCTTCGTCGGTCTGGCGCGCGGTCATCTTGGCGTAGATCTCGTCGACCAGACGGCGGAACGCCGGGTCCAACCGGTTACGCGGATGCTTGAACGGCACCTTGATCTCGGCGATCACGCGGCCCGGGTTCGACGACAGCACCAGAATGCGGTCGCACATGAACACCGCTTCCTCGATGTTGTGCGTGACGATCAGCACCGATTTGATCGGCATGCGGCCTTGCGTCCACAGGTCGAGCAGGTCGGTACGCAAGGTTTCGGCGGTCAGCACGTCGAGGGCGGAAAACGGCTCGTCCATCAGCAGCAGCGTCGGATCGACCACCAGCGCGCGCGCAAAACCAACGCGCTGGCGCATACCGCCCGACAATTCGCGCGGATACGCGTTTTCAAAACCGTCGAGACCGATCAGGTCGATCGCGGCCAGCGCGCGTTCGCGACGCTCGCGCGCCCCCACGCCTTGCGCTTCGAGACCCGCTTCCACGTTCTGCAGCACGGTCAGCCACGGGAACAGCGCGAAGGTCTGGAACACCATCGCGACACCCTTGGCCGGACCGTCGAGCGGCTTGCCGAGGTACGTCACTTCGCCGTCGGTCGGTTCGATCAGGCCGGCAATGATACGCAGCAGGGTCGACTTGCCCGAGCCCGAACGGCCCAGCATGCCGACGATCTCACCTTCGCGCAGCGACAGGTTCACATCGTCGAGGACGAGCAGCTCGCCTTGGGTCTTGTTGAACCCTCGGCACACGTCCTTGACGCACAGAATCTCCTCACCCAGGCGCGGAGGCATCGGCGGCGTCTGGACCGGCGCGGCGGTTACGGCAGCTTTAGGATTTTGCATCGCGGTTTGCCTTAAATTTACTGTCAATCGAGCCGAAGCTTGGACTCGGCATAGGCGTACATCGGACGCCACAGCAGGCGGTTAAACAAGGTCACAAAGAGGGACATCACGGCAATGCCGAGAATGATTTTCGGGAAGTCGCCCGCAGCGGTGGTCTGCGCGATATACGCGCCCAGACCGTGTGCGGCGAGTTTGGTGTCGCCCCACTGAACGAACTCGGAGACGATACTCGCGTTCCACGCGCCGCCGGATGCGGTAATCGCCCCCGTCACGTAGTACGGGAAGATACCGGGCAGCATCACCTTGCGCCACCACTGCCAGCCGCGGATACCGAAGTTGGCGGCCGCCTCGCGGTAATCGTTCGGGTAGGAACTGGCGCCCGCAATCACGTTGAACAGGATATACCACTGGGTGCCGAGCACGATCAGCGGCGACAGCCAGATGTCCGGGTTCAGGTGAAAGCGCACGATCACGATCACGAAGACCGGGAACAGCAGGTTCGCCGGGAACGCGGCCAGAAACTGCGCGAGCGGCTGGATCTTCTCGGCGAGCGCCGGACGCAGCCCGATCAGCACGCCGAGCGGCACCCAGATCACCGACGAGATCGCGATCAGCAGCGCCACCCGCAGCAGCGTGATGAGGCCCAGCACGAGCACGTGTCCCACTTCGTCGAGTGTCACGCCGGTGCGCACATACGCCACCACGCTATAAACGACATACACAGTAAGGAGGATCACCAGAATCCCCCACACGATATCGCCCACGCGCGACGATTTCTGGCGCTGCGGAATCGCAAAGCGGACGCGGTCGAATGCCGGCAGACGCATCGGCACCCGTGCGGCGTTCGCGAAGACCCAGCCCATCGGCACGAGCAGGCGGTGAATCAGACGGGTACGGCGGATCAGGTCGAGCAGCCACGATTCCGGGGCATTGCCGGAACTGGTCGTTTCCATGCGGAACTTGTCGGCCCACGCGACGAGCGGGCGGAACAGGAACTGGTCGTAGGCCAGAATCACGACCGTCATCGCCAGAATCACCCAGCCGACCGCGTGCAGGTTCTTGTCCGAGATCGCCTGCGCCAGATACGCGCCGATCCCCGGCAACGTGATCGTGTTGTTGCCCACCGTGATGGCTTCGGAGGCCACCACGAAGAACCAGCCGCCCGACATCGACATCATCATGTTCCAGATGAGGCCGGGCATCGAGAACGGCACTTCGAGCTTCCAGAAACGTTGCCAGCCCGTCAGATGGAAACCCCGCGACACTTCGTCCAGATCGCGCGGCACCGTGCGCAACGACTGATAGAAGCTGAAGGTCATGTTCCACGCCTGGCTCGTGAAAATCGCGAAGATCGCCGCGAGCTCCGCGCCCAGCACGCGCCCCGGGAACAACGCGAGGAAAAACGTGACCGTAAACGAAATGTAGCCGAGCACCGGCACCGACTGCAGGATGTCGAGAATCGGCACCAGCACGAGACCCGCGCGGCGGCTCTTCGCGGCAAGCGTACCGTAGACCAGCGTGAAGGTAAGCGACGCGACCATCGCCGCCAGCATGCGCAGCGTTGTGCGCATGGCGTATTCGGGCAGGCTCGACGGGTCGAGCGAGATGACCTGGGTCTTCAGCGTCGACATCGGCGCCAGCGTCTGATGAAAACCGATCGCGGCCATCGCGATGATGCAGATGATCAACGGGAAGGCGACGAAATCCCAGCCGTTAGGCAGCAATCGCCACGCCGAAGCATTGGCGGTGCGTTTCAGGTCGAAACTGAAGTCCATCAGGCGCCCTCCTCGTTATTACAGGTGTTCGAATGGACAAAGGAGGCCGCAGGTTCGGCGCGGCAGTCTGAAGATCGGTCCGGAAAGCGGAAATCAGGCATGGCAAAACGCGTAGGCGCGGTAAATCGTTAGCGTTGGAGACACATAGACCGGTGCGGACGTGTCCTTGGGCGAGCTGCCCAGGACCGGTACCACGAAGCCGGACTCCTCTGTCGCCGCGGGCGCCGCCCTAAGGCTGGCGGGCTTTCCTTGTTTTGGACGGCACGACACTACACCATCCTATGTTTCAGGCACAACCTTTCGCGCCAAATACCGGCAAACAGCCGCGTACGCCGCAACGACGGCCTTCAAAAGGCCTTCATCCAGCGTTGATCCGGCGCAATACAGCAAGTTATTTACCGACGTGCGCCAGCCATTTTCCCGGCAATCGCGAGCGCGGCCCGGAAATGCATTTCAAACACCCGGAAAACCCGCGCGGCCATTCAGAAAGCCGACACGCTGCCGTTAAGGCCCTGATGAGCGAGGCGGACACGCTTCGCATTCCCGCAATAACAGTGGCGTCAGGCCCCATGACGGTTAAAATCAAAAAACGACACGCTATGTACGGTGACCGGGACACAGCACGGTCCACACCGAGGCCGCATCGCCAGCCGCTTCCATAAGGGCGTCACAGCTGGGCGAAAACAACCGGGCAAAACGGCGCCACCGCGCTGCCACGAATGAGCTAGTTGCATGTCACAGCCAGACGGAACAGAGGGTCGATGAACAGGACAACCTTGCGCCAGGCAGCCGGACCGATCAGCTTCGCGCTGATCGTGCTCGTTTGCTGGTTCGTGGCCGGCATGGTCGCGGACCGGATGGTACAGCAAGAGCTGGACGCGGCCATGCGCACACAGCGCCAAATGTCCACGTCGATCGTCGACAACATGGCCGAGGTGATTGCGAGCGACCTCTCGATGTCCCGGGCTATCCCCGCCACCATGGCCGAAATGAACGTGGTCCAGCGCGCGCTGGTGCAATCCCAGAATTATGCCGCGAACGGCGAAGCGACGGAACCCGCCCTGCGCGCCGCGTTGTTAAAAGACCCGCAGATGCTCGCCGTGAGCAACTTCCTGCATGACGCACAAGGCTTCTCCGGGCTCGATCAGATCTGGCTCGTCAACACCAACGGCACCTGCGTCGCGTCGAGCAACTCCATCAATAACCCGCTCGCCGCGGAACGCTCCTTCGTCGGCGTCGACATGCGCACCCGCAGCTATTTGACAAATGCCCTGCTCGGCGCGTTTTCGGAAGCTTATGGCGTGGGCCGCTCGAGCGGCGAGCCGGGCATCTTCATCGCAGCGCCGGTTTACACCGACGGCCTGCTGGTCGGAGCCGTCGTAGCCAAAGTGGGGATCGCGCGGCTGCGCCACTGGGTCGCCCATACCGGCACCTTCGTGGCCGACGAGCACGGCGTCATCATCATGGCGCACAACAGCGATCTTGAAGGCCATGCCCTGCCAGATTCGCGCGTCACGCAGATGAGCGCCGCCGAGCGCAAGGCCATCTACCGCCGCGACATCCTCCCCGACATCCGGATTCAGGTCGACGCACAAGTACGCGAGCAGGCGCCCTGGGTACCCGCAGCCATCGCCAGCCAGTTGTTCGGCATGAGCGCGCAGCAAACGCCTGCGTTGTATCAGGCACGCGGCGGCCTGAACTCGGGGCTATCGGCGCATCTGGTCGACCCGCTTGCGGCGTGGCCCGAACTGCTGCGCAATCACAAGCGCGATCATCTGCTGGTGTTTCTGACGCTGGCCGGCACGGTCGCCCTCGCGTGGGTGATCACCGTGTCGTACGTGCGGGAGCGGCGCCATCATCGCGCCACCCGCGATCTTGCCGAGCAACTGCAATCGGCCAACACCCTGCTCTCGGCCGAAGCGCGCCACGACGCGCTGACCGGTGCGCTGTCGCGGCGCTACTTCCTCGACCTGCTGCGTCACGAGATAGAACGCGCGCATGCAGGTAATCAGCCGCTGTGCGTGGCGATCGCCGATCTCGATCACTTCAAGCAGATCAACGACCGCTTCGGCCACGCCGCGGGCGACCGCGCGCTCGAGCATTTCGTCGATACCTGCCGGGCTGAGTTGCGCGGCACCGATGCGATCGGCCGGCTGGGCGGCGAAGAGTTCGGCCTGCTGCTGCCGGCCACGAATCTGGAGGGGGGCCGCGAAGTCGTCGAACGCTTGCGTCTGCGTCTCAAGGCGGTTCCTTCGCCGAAGCTGCCGCCTTCGGTGGGTTTGAGCGTGAGCATCGGCATCACCGAACTCTCCGCCGACGATCTGCCCGAGCGCATCATGAGCCGCGCCGACATGGCGCTTTACGCAGCGAAGACGGGTGGGCGCGACCGCACCGAAGCGCTTCCTCCCGACGATACCGCACCGCCCGCGCGCACGGTGGCCAACGCCTGGTAGCGCCTGGTAACACCTGGCAGCGCCCGATAACGTCTGCTCTCACGGGTAATGCGCCGATCCGCGCCGGATTGCAGTTCGCGCCGCCCTGCCTGTCATGCCATTGGCACCCCGAGGAACGCGGCAACTGACGCAAAGCAAATCACGCCCTCGGAAGTTCCGTAAGGATGCAGGTATCATCAACCCTGACATTGAGGTTGCCGCTACCGCTCTAACGGGAGATTCGCATGAAGGGAAATTTGGTCATCGTCTGTCGCGATCAGGATGCCGACGCATTCGACCATTTGCTGGCCGAATATGGCGCGTTCCAGACACGCCTGTCGTCGACCGCGTGGTATCTGAAACTGGATGTCGCACCGGAATTGATTCAGGAAGAAATACTCACGCGTCTCGGCAAGTACACCACACACTACATTTTCGAAGCCGAAACGGTCACGTGGAATACGGTGGATAGCGACGCGGCGAATGCGTTGAACACGCTGTTTTCAGACTAGCGCAACGGCTGCCGGACGCGCATTCCGGCACGAACACAGCGGGGCCCAGGCGCCTGCCGCCCTTGCCCCGCCAACCTACCAGACGCTTTCCGAGGCCGCCATAACACGCGGCACCACCTCGAACGGAAAGCTCATCAAGACCCGCAAGCCACGGCCTTCGTGGTTGCCGATCTCCCACTCCCCGCCCGCACGCCGCACCAGACGCTCGACGATCGCGAGCCCCAGTCCGCTATGGCCATTGCCGCCGCGTGCTGGGTCGAGCCGGACGAACGGCCGGCTGGCATTGATCAGGTCCTGCGCGGCGATACCGCTGCCGTTGTCGCTCACCGACAGCGTGAAGCCTTGCGCCGTGCGCGCCGTGGCGACAACGATCGGCGGCGCGCCGTAGGCATGGGCGTTGTCCAGCAGGTTCGAGAGGATCCGGTCGAGCGTCGCCGCGGGCAGCAGGAAACCGGGCCCCGCGTTGAGTTCGGTTCGCACCGTGGGCGCGCCGGCAGCGACCGCACGATAACTGCGGACCACGCGTTCGCACTGCGCGTCCACTTCGACCGCTTCGCTGCGGTCGGCGCCGTCGTGGGCGAACACCAGAAACTGTTCGACGATGTGCGTCATTGAATCGACGTCGCGCACGACGCCATCACGCATTTTCACTTCTTCCATCATTTCGGCGCGCAGCCGCAAGCGTGCCAGCGGTGTTTTCAGATCGTGCGCGACGCCGGCCAGCATGACGGCCCGGTCGTTTTCAGTACGTGCCACTTCCTGAACCATCTGGTTGAAGCCATGCGTCAACTGCCGCAATTCGCGCGGACCGCGCTCGGGCACCGGCGGCACCGGCAAGCCGCGGCCGAAGCGCGCCACCGCCTGGGCAAGCGAGCGCAACGGCTGCTGCAGCGCCCATGCGGCAAACAGCGCCGCCATCACCGCAAACGAGAAAATGATCGCGAGCCACAGCACCGTGCGATCGAGCGAGCGCGGCGGCCGCAACGGCTGCACCGGCACGACGATCCAGTTGCGATCCGTGGTGGCGCGCACCCACAGCGTGGGCGGACGGCCAGGCTGGCCGATTCGCACCAGGGTGCCGGGCGGCATGCGATCGCGCACGTCTTCGATAAAGCGTTCGAGCGGCGCCGGCAAGGTGGCGATATCCGGCGGCACGTCGGAGCTGGCCGGATCGACCAGCCGTACTCGCGACGGCAAGGGCTGGTCCGGCGTGCGGGCAACGTGCTGGCGTACCGCGTCGACGAGGAAGGTGGCCTCCTCGACGGCGTAGCGGGTTTGCAATTGGCTGCGCTCGAGCCGCATCAGCGCGTACCACGCGAAATGCGACAGGAGCAGCACCGCAATGACTAGCAGCGCGAGGCGCCCGAACAGTGAATCAATGGGCCGACGCATGCTGTTCGCCATCCGGCACGAACACGTAGCCGCGCCCGCGCACCGTTTGAATGAAACGCGGCGTGGACGGGTCGGTTTCGAGAATGCGACGCAAACGCCACACCTGTACGTCGATGCCGCGATCGGTGCCGTCGTATTCCGGGCCATGCAGCAGTTCGAGCAGGCGCTCACGGGTGAGCGTGCGCATGGGGTGATTGACAAAAATCTTCAGAAGCGCGAATTCGCTACCCGACAGCGTGAGCGGCTTGTCTTCGTGATGCAGCGTGCGCGACTGGAAATCGAGCGTGAAGCGGCCGAAGTTGAACGGCTCGCGCTGCTCCGGCGCCGCCGCCGACGGCAGCGTGCGGCGCCGCCGCAGCACCGCCTGCACGCGCGCCAATAGCTCGCGCGGATTGAACGGCTTGCCGAGATAGTCGTCGGCGCCGAGCTCCAGCCCGACAATCCGGTCCACGTCATCAGCACGCGCGGTGAGCATGATCACAGGAATGTCGTCGCCCGACGCGCGCAGCTTGCGCAGCGCGGTCAGCCCGTCGACGCCCGGCATCATCAGATCGAGCACGATCAGATCAGGACGCTCGCGTTCGAGCCTGCGCTCGAGCGTGCCCGCGTCGTGCAGCACCGAGACTTCGATGCCCTGACGGGCCAGATAGTCGCGCAGCAGATCGCGCAATTCGACGTCGTCGTCAACAACAAGTATTTGAGTAGCCATGGGATGAAGTTTAACGCGCGGCAGGAGGGGTTTTCGATTTCAGACGGCCCGCAAGGGTTACCGGGTGTTACCGTGAAAGGCGCACGTAATGACCCGTAATAGCCACATCCGTCGGCGTAACACAGCGTTCGAGACGTTTCTCTACGCTGTGTCTTACCGAATGCAGGCCGTCCTCTATCACCGGTTGCATCGTCGGCTATTCCATTACAAGGAGCCTTACATGTCCACCAAAAAAATCTCGCGCGTTCTCGCCGTTGCCGCTACTGCCCTTGCCATCGGCGCGGGCGCTGCCTATGCCGCACAACCCGCCGGTCAAGGCGGCCCCGGCGGCTGGCATGGCCACTTCATGAAGGAACTGACGCAACTGCACGACCAGTTGAAGCTGAACGCGGATCAGGAAAAGCAATGGCAGGCCGCGCTCGACACGATGAAGCAGAACCATCAGGCCATGCGCGCCAACCATGAACAGATCAAGAACCAGATGAAGGCCGCTCAGCAGCAGCCGATCCTGGATCTGAACGCCATGGCGGCCGCGCACCAGCAAGTCGAGCAGAAAGACGCGCAACTGCGTCAACAAACCACGGACGCGTGGCTCGCCTTCTACAACGGCTTGAACGACCAGCAGAAGACTACCGTCAGCACGGCGCTAAAGCAGCGTTTTGCGAAGATGGAAGCCCGTCACGAGAAGATGCACGAGCGCTGGCAGCATCATAAGGGCGCGGCGTCGGCGCCGGCTGCCAATCAGTAAGCGGTTTCAATAAGCGGTATTACCCAGGCGGAAGGCAGCTTGCGCGGCCGCCTTCCAGATGCAGAAACGCCACGGAAGCTTTTCCGTGGCGTTTCAGTTTGCGTCCAGCCAGCCCTTCAGGCCTAAGACACTCGTTGCGCCCGCAACCGGCAATCGCTAACCCTCTGCCAACCATTGGCCACCCATCGGCCAACGAATAAACGACAGGCGAAGGGTGCTTATCCGTTGAGCGGACCCAGATCGAACAGCAGGACTTCGGCATTCTCGCCCTTCTCGAGTGTCACCGTATCGGTCCCGCTGAGCTTGGCGGCATCGCCGGCTTTGAGCGTTTCGCCATTCACTGTCAGCGCGCCGCGCGCCACGTGCACATAGGCGAGGCGCCCTTCCGGCAACGCGAACGCAGCTTGCTCAGCGCCGTCGAGCAACGCCGCGTAGATCGACGCGTCCGCGTGAATCGTGACGGAACCGTCCCGGCCGTCGGGCGAAGCGATCACGCGCAGACGCCCGCGCTTGTCGGCATCGTCGAAGCGTTTTTCCTCGTAGCCGGGCTGGTCGCCCGCGCGTTGCGGGATCACCCAGATCTGCAACAGGTGCGCCTCGTCGTCCTGCGATGCATTGAATTCGCTGTGCATCACGCCCGTACCGGCACTCATCCGCTGCACGTCGCCGGGACGGATGGTCGAGCCGTTGCCCATGCTGTCACGGTGTGCAAGCGCGCCTTCGAGTACATAGGTGACGATTTCCATGTCGCGATGGCCGTGCGTGCCGAAGCCCTGCCCACCGGCGATACGGTCTTCGTTGATCACCCGCAGCGGTCCGAAATGCACGTGTTGCGGGTCGCGGTAATCGGCAAACGAGAAGCTGTGATACGAGTCGAGCCAGCCGTGATTGGCATGGCCGCGTTCGTCGGAACGGCGGATCTCGATCATGAGAGTCTCCCAGTAACTAAATAACGATGCCCAGAATGTATGGGCGCGCGGCCCGCTAAACAATCGGCAACGGCGCACCGGATCGTTCCATAAATCCGCGCAATCACGCGCCGGCGGGGCGCTGGGCGCGGCCAGCCCGGCTACCGGCGCCCCGGCCACGCCATTGCGGCCGCGTTGTCGGCCGTCGAGCGAACGAGTATGGACAAACACAGCCGGAGTGCGGTCCGGCACCGTCGCAAATCCACAACGCATGCGCCCGGCCATCGGCCATCGACGGCGTCCCAAACTGGCGCCCCGTCCCTGTTCGGGTAAAATACCGCCCTTTTCAAGACGCGTGGGTGCCGAAGGCACGTTGGCGGGCCCGACAGCCGGGCCGCAATGGGCCAGCCACGGGTTTCACCCGCTCGCCGATTTCGCTCGATACGTCGAGAAGACGGGCGCGAAAGCGAGGCGAACGCGAGGCAAACGCGAGGCGAAAGCGGGCCCGACCGAAGCAAAACCCAGGCGGAACCCAGACGCGGCGCGACAATTTTGACCGCCTAGAATAGCGACGGCCGGCCACGAGCCGGCGGTCGTCGAGATCGGTACACCACGACGATCAGTTTGATCCAGGAGAAACATGAAGAAGGCCGCACTGTGCGTGGCGCTTGCCGTCATGGCCACCGGCGCCATGGCGAAAGAATGGAAAACCGTGCGCATCGGGGTGGACGCCAGCTACCCGCCGTTCGAATCGAAGGCGGCCAGCGGCCAGGTTGTCGGCTTCGACGTCGATCTGACGAAAGCGCTGTGCGCGAAGATGAACGTCAAATGCTTGTGGGTCGAACAGGACCTGGACGGGATCATCCCGGCCTTGAAGGGCAAGAAGTTCGACGCGATCGTGTCGTCGCTGACCGTCACGGACAAGCGCCGCGAGCAGATCGATTTCTCCGGCAAGCTGTTCGAAGCGCCGGCCCGCATGATCGCCAAAGCCGGCTCGCCGCTCCTGCCCACGGCGGAATCGCTGAAGGGCAAGCATGTCGGCGTCGAGCAGGGCTCGACTCAGGAGACCTACGCCAAGGCGTACTGGGAGCCGAAAGGCGTGACCGTGGTGTCCTACCAGAATCAGGATCAGGTGTACGCCGACATCGCCTCGGGTCGTCTCGACGCCGCGCTGCAGGACGAACTGCAAGCCGACGCCGGGTTCCTGAAGACGCCGCGCGGTAAAGGCTTCGCCTGGGCCGGGCCGGAAGTGAAAGACCCGAAGACACTCGGTGACGGCACGGCCATCGGCCTGCGCAAGGACGACGTCGAGCTGAAAGCGATGTTCAACCAGGCGTTGGCGCAGGTGCATCAGGACGGTACGTTCAAGAAGCTCGAAAAGCAGTATTTCGACGTCGATATTTATCCTGGGCGTTGAACTGGACACTGAGCGGGTCACTGAGTTGACCGCTCACTCGGGGCTCGCCCGCATGGGCTTTCCCGAGGCTTCGTAATACAGTCGGCAACAGTTTCAAAAGCAGCTTCAACCCCGATTCAGAACAAGAGTCGGCAAGCGTATCGTCAAGGACCCCCTATGTTCCTTCAAGGCTACGGCCCGCTGCTTCTCAACGGCACCTGGCAAACCGTCAAACTGGCGGTGTTGTCGCTGGCGTTCGCTTTCGTGCTGGGC
This window contains:
- a CDS encoding sensor domain-containing diguanylate cyclase, translated to MNRTTLRQAAGPISFALIVLVCWFVAGMVADRMVQQELDAAMRTQRQMSTSIVDNMAEVIASDLSMSRAIPATMAEMNVVQRALVQSQNYAANGEATEPALRAALLKDPQMLAVSNFLHDAQGFSGLDQIWLVNTNGTCVASSNSINNPLAAERSFVGVDMRTRSYLTNALLGAFSEAYGVGRSSGEPGIFIAAPVYTDGLLVGAVVAKVGIARLRHWVAHTGTFVADEHGVIIMAHNSDLEGHALPDSRVTQMSAAERKAIYRRDILPDIRIQVDAQVREQAPWVPAAIASQLFGMSAQQTPALYQARGGLNSGLSAHLVDPLAAWPELLRNHKRDHLLVFLTLAGTVALAWVITVSYVRERRHHRATRDLAEQLQSANTLLSAEARHDALTGALSRRYFLDLLRHEIERAHAGNQPLCVAIADLDHFKQINDRFGHAAGDRALEHFVDTCRAELRGTDAIGRLGGEEFGLLLPATNLEGGREVVERLRLRLKAVPSPKLPPSVGLSVSIGITELSADDLPERIMSRADMALYAAKTGGRDRTEALPPDDTAPPARTVANAW
- a CDS encoding ABC transporter substrate-binding protein, which produces MKKAALCVALAVMATGAMAKEWKTVRIGVDASYPPFESKAASGQVVGFDVDLTKALCAKMNVKCLWVEQDLDGIIPALKGKKFDAIVSSLTVTDKRREQIDFSGKLFEAPARMIAKAGSPLLPTAESLKGKHVGVEQGSTQETYAKAYWEPKGVTVVSYQNQDQVYADIASGRLDAALQDELQADAGFLKTPRGKGFAWAGPEVKDPKTLGDGTAIGLRKDDVELKAMFNQALAQVHQDGTFKKLEKQYFDVDIYPGR
- a CDS encoding ATP-binding protein, whose translation is MRRPIDSLFGRLALLVIAVLLLSHFAWYALMRLERSQLQTRYAVEEATFLVDAVRQHVARTPDQPLPSRVRLVDPASSDVPPDIATLPAPLERFIEDVRDRMPPGTLVRIGQPGRPPTLWVRATTDRNWIVVPVQPLRPPRSLDRTVLWLAIIFSFAVMAALFAAWALQQPLRSLAQAVARFGRGLPVPPVPERGPRELRQLTHGFNQMVQEVARTENDRAVMLAGVAHDLKTPLARLRLRAEMMEEVKMRDGVVRDVDSMTHIVEQFLVFAHDGADRSEAVEVDAQCERVVRSYRAVAAGAPTVRTELNAGPGFLLPAATLDRILSNLLDNAHAYGAPPIVVATARTAQGFTLSVSDNGSGIAAQDLINASRPFVRLDPARGGNGHSGLGLAIVERLVRRAGGEWEIGNHEGRGLRVLMSFPFEVVPRVMAASESVW
- a CDS encoding periplasmic heavy metal sensor → MSTKKISRVLAVAATALAIGAGAAYAAQPAGQGGPGGWHGHFMKELTQLHDQLKLNADQEKQWQAALDTMKQNHQAMRANHEQIKNQMKAAQQQPILDLNAMAAAHQQVEQKDAQLRQQTTDAWLAFYNGLNDQQKTTVSTALKQRFAKMEARHEKMHERWQHHKGAASAPAANQ
- a CDS encoding response regulator, whose translation is MATQILVVDDDVELRDLLRDYLARQGIEVSVLHDAGTLERRLERERPDLIVLDLMMPGVDGLTALRKLRASGDDIPVIMLTARADDVDRIVGLELGADDYLGKPFNPRELLARVQAVLRRRRTLPSAAAPEQREPFNFGRFTLDFQSRTLHHEDKPLTLSGSEFALLKIFVNHPMRTLTRERLLELLHGPEYDGTDRGIDVQVWRLRRILETDPSTPRFIQTVRGRGYVFVPDGEQHASAH
- a CDS encoding pirin family protein, with the protein product MIEIRRSDERGHANHGWLDSYHSFSFADYRDPQHVHFGPLRVINEDRIAGGQGFGTHGHRDMEIVTYVLEGALAHRDSMGNGSTIRPGDVQRMSAGTGVMHSEFNASQDDEAHLLQIWVIPQRAGDQPGYEEKRFDDADKRGRLRVIASPDGRDGSVTIHADASIYAALLDGAEQAAFALPEGRLAYVHVARGALTVNGETLKAGDAAKLSGTDTVTLEKGENAEVLLFDLGPLNG
- a CDS encoding AAA-associated domain-containing protein; this translates as MQNPKAAVTAAPVQTPPMPPRLGEEILCVKDVCRGFNKTQGELLVLDDVNLSLREGEIVGMLGRSGSGKSTLLRIIAGLIEPTDGEVTYLGKPLDGPAKGVAMVFQTFALFPWLTVLQNVEAGLEAQGVGARERRERALAAIDLIGLDGFENAYPRELSGGMRQRVGFARALVVDPTLLLMDEPFSALDVLTAETLRTDLLDLWTQGRMPIKSVLIVTHNIEEAVFMCDRILVLSSNPGRVIAEIKVPFKHPRNRLDPAFRRLVDEIYAKMTARQTDEATRKGLELGSWLPHVSTNLMAGLIETLAAAPYHGRADMPEIARSLHLEVDDLFPVAEVLQHLGFADVREGDIFLTPPARVFSEFGTQERKMMFAEHLLRHVPLAARIKKVLNERPGHRAPRVRFEQELEDFLSDSAAEETLDAVINWGRYGEIFSYNDQTEIFSLEDVES
- a CDS encoding ABC transporter permease, which codes for MDFSFDLKRTANASAWRLLPNGWDFVAFPLIICIIAMAAIGFHQTLAPMSTLKTQVISLDPSSLPEYAMRTTLRMLAAMVASLTFTLVYGTLAAKSRRAGLVLVPILDILQSVPVLGYISFTVTFFLALFPGRVLGAELAAIFAIFTSQAWNMTFSFYQSLRTVPRDLDEVSRGFHLTGWQRFWKLEVPFSMPGLIWNMMMSMSGGWFFVVASEAITVGNNTITLPGIGAYLAQAISDKNLHAVGWVILAMTVVILAYDQFLFRPLVAWADKFRMETTSSGNAPESWLLDLIRRTRLIHRLLVPMGWVFANAARVPMRLPAFDRVRFAIPQRQKSSRVGDIVWGILVILLTVYVVYSVVAYVRTGVTLDEVGHVLVLGLITLLRVALLIAISSVIWVPLGVLIGLRPALAEKIQPLAQFLAAFPANLLFPVFVIVIVRFHLNPDIWLSPLIVLGTQWYILFNVIAGASSYPNDYREAAANFGIRGWQWWRKVMLPGIFPYYVTGAITASGGAWNASIVSEFVQWGDTKLAAHGLGAYIAQTTAAGDFPKIILGIAVMSLFVTLFNRLLWRPMYAYAESKLRLD